In a genomic window of Myotis daubentonii chromosome 18, mMyoDau2.1, whole genome shotgun sequence:
- the FMO2 gene encoding flavin-containing monooxygenase 2 isoform X1 gives MQTIVRDSDKKVTTKETMAKKVAVIGAGVSGLISLKCCVDEGLEPTCFERTEDIGGLWRFKENVEDGRASIYQSVITNTSKEMSCFSDFPMPEDFPNFLHNSKLLEYFRIFAKKFDLLKYIQFQTTVLSVKRCPDFSSSGQWEVVTESKGKEQSAIFDAIMVCSGHHILPRIPLESFPGIERFKGQYFHSRQYKNPDGFEGKQVLVIGIGNSASDIAVELSKKASQVFISTRQGSWVLSRISDCGYPWDMVFHTRFRSMLRNVLPRAVQKWMLERQMNQWFHHENYGLEPQNKYLMKEPVLNDDLPSRILYGAIKVKSRVTELTETSAIFEDGTVEEDIDVIVFATGYTFSFPFLEDSLVKVEDNMVSLYKYMFPPHLEKATLACIGLIQPLGSIFPTVELQARWVTRVFKGLCTLPSERAMMEDIIKRNKNRIDLFGESQSQILQTNYIDYLDELAEEIGAKPDLLSLLFKDPKLAVKLYFGPCNSYQYRLVGPGRWEGAKGAILSQKQRMLRPLKTRTLEPASNFPVSLLLKILGLLAVALAFFF, from the exons ATGCAAACCATTGTGAGAGACAGTGACAAAAAGGTAACAACAAAG GAGACCATGGCAAAGAAGGTGGCAGTGATTGGAGCTGGTGTCAGTGGACTGATCTCTCTGAAGTGCTGTGTGGATGAGGGACTCGAGCCCACCTGCTTTGAGAGGACCGAAGATATTGGAGGACTGTGGCGGTTCAAA GAAAATGTGGAAGATGGCCGAGCGAGTATCTACCAATCTGTCATCACCAACACCAGCAAAGAAATGTCCTGTTTCAGTGACTTTCCAATGCCTGAAGATTTCCCAAACTTCCTGCACAATTCTAAGCTCCTGGAGTATTTCAGAATCTTTGCCAAAAAGTTTGATCTTCTAAAATATATTCAGTTCCAG ACAACCGTCCTCAGCGTGAAAAGATGCCCGGATTTCTCATCCTCTGGCCAATGGGAGGTTGTCACCGAGAGCAAAGGCAAGGAGCAAAGTGCCATCTTCGATGCAATTATGGTTTGCAGTGGCCACCACATCCTCCCTCGCATCCCACTGGAGTCATTTCCAG GTATAGAGAGGTTCAAAGGCCAGTATTTTCACAGCCGCCAATACAAGAACCCAGACGGATTTGAGGGGAAGCAAGTCCTGGTGATTGGAATAGGAAACTCAGCCTCAGATATTGCCGTTGAGCTGAGCAAGAAGGCTTCTCAG GTGTTTATCAGCACCAGGCAAGGTTCCTGGGTCCTCAGCCGTATCTCTGACTGTGGCTATCCCTGGGACATGGTGTTCCACACCCGGTTTCGCTCCATGCTCCGAAATGTCCTGCCACGAGCAGttcaaaaatggatgttggaaCGGCAGATGAATCAGTGGTTCCACCATGAAAATTATGGACTTGAGCCTCAAAACAA ATACCTTATGAAAGAACCTGTACTAAATGATGACCTTCCAAGTCGTATACTCTATGGAGCCATCAAGGTGAAATCAAGAGTGACAGAGCTCACGGAAACTtctgccatctttgaggatggGACAGTGGAAGAGGACATTGATGTCATTGTCTTTGCAACAGGATATacattctcttttcccttcctggaAGACTCGCTTGTGAAAGTAGAGGATAATATGGTCTCGCTATATAAATACATGTTTCCTCCTCACCTGGAGAAGGCAACCCTGGCCTGCATTGGTCTCATCCAGCCCCTAGGTTCCATTTTCCCAACTGTCGAACTTCAAGCTCGTTGGGTGACGAGAGTTTTCAAAG GCTTGTGTACCTTGCCCTCAGAGAGGGCTATGATGGAAGACATTATCAAGAGGAACAAAAACAGAATTGACCT GTTTGGAGAGAGCCAGAGCCAGATTCTGCAGACCAATTACATCGATTACCTGGATGAGCTCGCCGAGGAGATAGGTGCGAAGCCagacctcctctctctcctgttcAAAGATCCTAAACTGGCTGTGAAACTCTATTTTGGACCCTGCAATTCCTATCAGTATCGCTTGGTGGGGCCTGGACGATGGGAaggagccaagggggccatcCTCTCCCAGAAACAGAGGATGCTGAGGCCTCTAAAGACGCGCACTCTAGAGCCGGCTTCGAACTTCCCAGTTTCCCTCCTGCTGAAAATCCTGGGGCTTCTTGCTGttgctttggccttttttttctaA
- the FMO2 gene encoding flavin-containing monooxygenase 2 isoform X2, with the protein MAKKVAVIGAGVSGLISLKCCVDEGLEPTCFERTEDIGGLWRFKENVEDGRASIYQSVITNTSKEMSCFSDFPMPEDFPNFLHNSKLLEYFRIFAKKFDLLKYIQFQTTVLSVKRCPDFSSSGQWEVVTESKGKEQSAIFDAIMVCSGHHILPRIPLESFPGIERFKGQYFHSRQYKNPDGFEGKQVLVIGIGNSASDIAVELSKKASQVFISTRQGSWVLSRISDCGYPWDMVFHTRFRSMLRNVLPRAVQKWMLERQMNQWFHHENYGLEPQNKYLMKEPVLNDDLPSRILYGAIKVKSRVTELTETSAIFEDGTVEEDIDVIVFATGYTFSFPFLEDSLVKVEDNMVSLYKYMFPPHLEKATLACIGLIQPLGSIFPTVELQARWVTRVFKGLCTLPSERAMMEDIIKRNKNRIDLFGESQSQILQTNYIDYLDELAEEIGAKPDLLSLLFKDPKLAVKLYFGPCNSYQYRLVGPGRWEGAKGAILSQKQRMLRPLKTRTLEPASNFPVSLLLKILGLLAVALAFFF; encoded by the exons ATGGCAAAGAAGGTGGCAGTGATTGGAGCTGGTGTCAGTGGACTGATCTCTCTGAAGTGCTGTGTGGATGAGGGACTCGAGCCCACCTGCTTTGAGAGGACCGAAGATATTGGAGGACTGTGGCGGTTCAAA GAAAATGTGGAAGATGGCCGAGCGAGTATCTACCAATCTGTCATCACCAACACCAGCAAAGAAATGTCCTGTTTCAGTGACTTTCCAATGCCTGAAGATTTCCCAAACTTCCTGCACAATTCTAAGCTCCTGGAGTATTTCAGAATCTTTGCCAAAAAGTTTGATCTTCTAAAATATATTCAGTTCCAG ACAACCGTCCTCAGCGTGAAAAGATGCCCGGATTTCTCATCCTCTGGCCAATGGGAGGTTGTCACCGAGAGCAAAGGCAAGGAGCAAAGTGCCATCTTCGATGCAATTATGGTTTGCAGTGGCCACCACATCCTCCCTCGCATCCCACTGGAGTCATTTCCAG GTATAGAGAGGTTCAAAGGCCAGTATTTTCACAGCCGCCAATACAAGAACCCAGACGGATTTGAGGGGAAGCAAGTCCTGGTGATTGGAATAGGAAACTCAGCCTCAGATATTGCCGTTGAGCTGAGCAAGAAGGCTTCTCAG GTGTTTATCAGCACCAGGCAAGGTTCCTGGGTCCTCAGCCGTATCTCTGACTGTGGCTATCCCTGGGACATGGTGTTCCACACCCGGTTTCGCTCCATGCTCCGAAATGTCCTGCCACGAGCAGttcaaaaatggatgttggaaCGGCAGATGAATCAGTGGTTCCACCATGAAAATTATGGACTTGAGCCTCAAAACAA ATACCTTATGAAAGAACCTGTACTAAATGATGACCTTCCAAGTCGTATACTCTATGGAGCCATCAAGGTGAAATCAAGAGTGACAGAGCTCACGGAAACTtctgccatctttgaggatggGACAGTGGAAGAGGACATTGATGTCATTGTCTTTGCAACAGGATATacattctcttttcccttcctggaAGACTCGCTTGTGAAAGTAGAGGATAATATGGTCTCGCTATATAAATACATGTTTCCTCCTCACCTGGAGAAGGCAACCCTGGCCTGCATTGGTCTCATCCAGCCCCTAGGTTCCATTTTCCCAACTGTCGAACTTCAAGCTCGTTGGGTGACGAGAGTTTTCAAAG GCTTGTGTACCTTGCCCTCAGAGAGGGCTATGATGGAAGACATTATCAAGAGGAACAAAAACAGAATTGACCT GTTTGGAGAGAGCCAGAGCCAGATTCTGCAGACCAATTACATCGATTACCTGGATGAGCTCGCCGAGGAGATAGGTGCGAAGCCagacctcctctctctcctgttcAAAGATCCTAAACTGGCTGTGAAACTCTATTTTGGACCCTGCAATTCCTATCAGTATCGCTTGGTGGGGCCTGGACGATGGGAaggagccaagggggccatcCTCTCCCAGAAACAGAGGATGCTGAGGCCTCTAAAGACGCGCACTCTAGAGCCGGCTTCGAACTTCCCAGTTTCCCTCCTGCTGAAAATCCTGGGGCTTCTTGCTGttgctttggccttttttttctaA
- the FMO3 gene encoding flavin-containing monooxygenase 3 — MAKKVAVIGAGVSGLASIRCCLEEGLEPTCFERSNDVGGLWKFSEHAEEDRASIYPSVFTNSSKEMMCFPDFPYPEDYPNFMHHGKLQEYIRTFAEKKNLLRYIQFETLVSSVKKCPSFLVTGQWEVVSEKNGKQESTIFDAVMVCSGHHVYPNLPNDSLPGLDQFQGHYLHSREYKGPEAFKGKRVLVIGLGNSGCDIAVELSRLATQVMISTRSGSWVMSRVWEDGYPWDMVYITRFASFLQNALPSFLSDWLYVKKMNTCFKHENYGLMPLNGALRKEPVFNDELPSRILCGTLSIKPGVKEFTETSAVFEDGTVFEAIDFVIFATGYAYAYPFLDDSIIKSRNNEVTLFKGIFPPMMEKPTLAVIGFVQSLGAAIPTADQQARWAAKVFANSCTLPTTKEMMDDIDMKMGKKLKWFGQSQTLQTDYVTYMDELGSFIGAKPNMPWLFLTDPQLALQVFFGPCSPYQFRLMGPGKWEGARKAILTQWDRTVKPIRTRAVSEAHRPQPFYNLFKILLFPLLLLPVLLALY, encoded by the exons GAACATGCAGAAGAAGACAGAGCCAGCATTTACCCGTCTGTATTCACCAACTCTTCCAAGGAGATGATGTGCTTTCCGGACTTTCCGTACCCTGAGGATTACCCCAACTTCATGCACCATGGCAAGCTCCAGGAATACATAAGGACATTTGCTGAAAAGAAGAATCTTTTAAGATATATACAGTTTGAG aCCCTGGTTTCCAGTGTAAAGAAATGTCCCAGCTTCTTAGTTACTGGCCAATGGGAAGTTGTTTCAGAAAAGAACGGGAAGCAGGAATCAACTATTTTTGATGCTGTAATGGTTTGTTCGGGACATCATGTGTACCCCAATCTGCCAAATGATTCTCTTCCTG GCCTAGACCAGTTTCAGGGCCACTACCTCCACAGCCGGGAGTATAAGGGCCCAGAAGCCTTCAAGGGGAAGAGGGTCCTTGTGATTGGCCTGGGGAACTCGGGATGTGACATTGCTGTGGAGCTCAGTCGTCTGGCTACACAg GTCATGATCAGCACCAGAAGCGGTTCCTGGGTCATGAGCCGGGTTTGGGAGGATGGCTATCCTTGGGACATGGTGTACATTACCCGGTTTGCATCCTTTCTCCAGAATgcccttccttcattcctctctgacTGGCTATATGTGAAGAAGATGAACACATGCTTTAAGCATGAGAACTACGGCCTGATGCCTTTAAATGG GGCCCTGAGGAAAGAGCCTGTGTTCAATGATGAGCTCCCATCACGCATCCTGTGTGGCACACTGTCCATCAAGCCTGGTGTGAAGGAGTTCACAGAGACCTCAGCCGTGTTTGAGGATGGGACCGTGTTTGAGGCCATTGACTTTGTCATCTTTGCAACAGGCTATGCATACGCCTACCCCTTCCTTGATGACTCCATCATCAAGAGCAGAAACAATGAGGTCACCTTGTTTAAAGGCATCTTCCCCCCAATGATGGAGAAGCCAACCTTGGCCGTGATTGGCTTTGTCCAGTCCCTTGGGGCTGCCATCCCCACAGCAGACCAGCAAGCCCGCTGGGCTGCTAAAGTGTTTGCAA ACTCATGTACCCTGCCAACAACAAAGGAAATGATGGATGATATTGATATGAAAATGGGGAAGAAACTTAAGTG GTTTGGACAAAGCCAGACTTTGCAGACAGATTACGTCACATACATGGACGAGCTGGGCTCCTTCATAGGGGCCAAGCCTAACATGCCATGGCTCTTCCTGACTGATCCCCAGCTGGCGCTGCAGGTGTTCTTTGGTCCTTGTAGCCCATATCAGTTTCGACTCATGGGACCAGGAAAGTGGGAGGGGGCCAGAAAGGCCATCTTGACCCAATGGGACCGGACAGTAAAGCCAATCAGGACAAGAGCAGTCAGTGAAGCTCACAGACCACAACCTTTTTACAACTTGTTTAAAATTCTCTTATTTCCACTGCTTCTTCTACCTGTTTTGCTTGCACTTTATTAA